In Rhododendron vialii isolate Sample 1 chromosome 9a, ASM3025357v1, the following are encoded in one genomic region:
- the LOC131299893 gene encoding uncharacterized protein LOC131299893 produces MGEEYKAGSPLAPANGYYRSDQEASRATSSELRSQKSKKWLLYGVAFVIFQTGIIVLFSLTVMKVRTPQFHVRSGVLSVQTNGTTNPATYNLMLNAVLGVKNTNFGPYKYENSTIYFFYNGTRVGSAEIPDSKAGFRTTKKINVAANLVDPAAAGNSTELMFNILNSGTLPLIGQSTLNGKVELMFVFKKKKAINLDCTMDVNLPTKELQNIQCN; encoded by the coding sequence ATGGGAGAGGAATACAAAGCAGGGTCTCCCTTGGCACCTGCCAATGGTTATTACCGGAGCGACCAAGAGGCGAGCAGAGCAACCTCGTCTGAGCTCCGAAGCCAGAAAAGCAAGAAATGGTTGTTGTACGGCGTGGCCTTTGTCATTTTCCAAACTGGAATCATCGTGCTCTTCTCACTGACGGTTATGAAAGTCCGAACTCCTCAATTCCACGTCAGGTCCGGCGTTCTCAGTGTCCAAACAAACGGGACGACAAACCCCGCTACGTACAACCTGATGTTGAACGCCGTACTGGGAGTGAAGAACACCAATTTTGGCCCTTACAAATACGAAAACTCCACTATCTACTTCTTCTACAACGGCACACGAGTCGGGAGCGCTGAAATCCCAGATTCAAAAGCTGGTTTccgaacaacaaaaaaaatcaatgttgCAGCAAACCTGGTTGACCCAGCAGCTGCAGGGAATAGTACCGAATTAATGTTTAATATTTTGAATTCAGGGACTTTGCCTCTGATTGGCCAATCGACTTTGAACGGAAAGGTGGAGCTCATGTTTGttttcaagaagaagaaagctaTTAATTTGGATTGTACCATGGATGTCAATCTCCCGACGAAGGAACTCCAGAATATCCAGTGCAATTga